CGGCGTCGGTCATCTTCGCGCGGAACAGCGCGGTGTTGGCGGCGAGCTGCTCGCGCAGGTCACCGGCCGACTCCAGCAGGTCGAGGACCTTGAGCGAGGCCGCCGCGATGACGGGGGCGAGGGAGTTGGAGAAGAGGTACGGACGCGAGCGCTGGCGCAGCAGTTCGACGATCTCGGCGCGCGCCGCGACGTAGCCGCCGGAGGCGCCGCCGAGGGCCTTGCCCAGGGTGCCGGTGATGATGTCGACCCGGTCCATGACCCCGTGCAGCTCGGGGGTGCCGCGGCCGCCGGGGCCGACGAAGCCGACGGCGTGGGAGTCGTCGACCATGACCATGGCGTCGTAGCGCTCGGCGAGGTCGCAGATCTCCGCGAGCGGGGCGACGTAGCCGTCCATGGAGAACACGCCGTCGGTGACGATCAGACGGCGGCGGGCGTCCTGCGCGTCCTTGAGCCGGGTCTCCAGTTCCGCGAGGTCGCGGTTCGCGTAGCGGTAGCGGCGGGCCTTGGAGAGGCGGATGCCGTCGATGATCGAGGCGTGGTTGAGGGCGTCGGAGATCACCGCGTCCTCGGCGCCGAGGAGGGTCTCGAAGACGCCGCCGTTGGCGTCGAAGCACGAGGAGTAGAGGATCGTGTCCTCCTGGCCCAGGAAGGAGGACAGGCGCGCCTCCAGCTCCTTGTGGACCTCCTGGGTGCCGCAGATGAAGCGGACGGAGGCCATGCCGTAGCCCCAGCGGTCCAGGGCGTCCTTGGCGGCGGCGACGACCTCGGGGTGGTCGGCGAGGCCGAGGTAGTTGTTGGCGCAGAAGTTCAGGACCTCGCCCGCGGAGCCGCCGGAGGTGACGCCGACGGACGCGTTCTGCGGGGTGCCGATGACGCGCTCGGGCTTGTGCAGGCCGGCGGAGCGGATCTCGTCGAGGGTGTTGCGCAGGTCCTGGCGGACGGTCTCGAACATGGCGGGCGTGCTCTCTTTCTCCTGGTGCGGCGGAGGGAGGGGGGCCGGGCCCCGCGGAGGGGGGAGGGTGTGCGGGGCCCGGCCGGAGGGAGATGGTTCGGGGGGACGGCCGCGGGCCGTCCGGGTCGGGCGGGGAGGCTACGCCGTCCAGTCGAGGATGATCTTGCCGCTGCGGGCGGTGGACGCCTCGTCGAAGGCGGCCTCGAAGTCGGTGTGCGCGTACCGGCCGGTGATGACGGGGCTGAGGTCGAGCCCGCCTTCCAGTAGCACGGTCATCGCGTACCAGGTCTCGAACATCTCGCGGCCGTAGATGCCCTTGATGGTGATCATCGAGGTGACGACCTTCGCCCAGTCGACGGGGAAGTCCTGGGCGGGAAGGCCCAGCATCGCGATCCGGCCGCCGTGCGTCATGTTGGCGATCATGTCCTGCATGGCCTCGCCGCGCCCGGACATCTCCAGGCCGATGTCGAAGCCCTCGCGCAGTCCGAGCGTGGCCTGCGCGTCCGCGATCGTCGACTCGCGGACGTCCACCGCGAGCGTGGCGCCGGCCTTGCGGGCGATCTCCAGACGCTCGGGGCTGACGTCGGTGATGACGACGTTGCGGGCGCCGGCGTGCCGGGCCACGGCCGCCGCCATGATGCCGATGGGACCGGCGCCGGTGATCAGCACGTCCTCGCCGACGAGCGGGAAGGACAGCGCGGTGTGCACGGCGTTGCCGAAGGGGTCGAAGATGGCCGCCACGTCGAGGTCGACCTTGGTGCGGTGCACCCACACGTTCTGCGCGGGCAGGACGACGTACTCGGCGAACGCGCCGTCGCGTCCGACGCCGAGGCCGATCGTGCTGCGGCACAGGTGGCGGCGCCCGGCCAGACAGTTGCGGCACTTCCCGCACACCAGGTGGCCCTCGCCGCTGACCAGCGCGCCGATCTCGATGTCCCGCACGTCGGCGCCCAGCGCCGCGACCTCTCCCACGAACTCGTGGCCGAGCACGAGAGGGGTCTTGACCGCGCCCTGCGCCCAACCGTCCCAGGCCCGGATGTGCAGGTCGGTGCCGCAGATGCCGGTGCGGAGCACCTTGATGAGCACGTCGCCGGGGCCGTACTCGGGCTCGGGGACGTCCATGAGCCACAGCCCGGGCTCGGCCTTGTGCTTGACGAGTGCCTTCATGAACGTGGCTCCAGGCATGCGGAGGGGAGCACCTCGGGGCGTGCGGGCCCGTGTGGTGTCTGACGTGCACCAATGTGCCGAGCGCGGTGGTGATCGGTCCATCGAGACTTTCTTAAGCGGGCCGACAGCGCAGCTTCACGCCTATGCTCCTCACCTGATGGGGCAGGGCCGGCGCGGGCAGCGCCGGGGGCGGGGAAAAGGGGAGGTGAGGGGCGTGCCGAGTCTGCGCAGCAAGGCGTTGTCGGTGGCGCTGATCGCGGTGGGGCGTCGAAGACGGTACGCCGGTGCCGAGGCCGTGCGGGCCCGGGTGGCGGAGTCCGCCAGGAGGCCCGCGTCGCATCTGCCGCCGCGTTCACTGGGCCGGGTCGCGGAGGTCTCGCGGGCCTTCGTCGGGGCCTGGCCGGTGTACGACGTGTCGCCGCGGGGCGTCGAGCCCGCGGCGCGGGTGTTGTACGTGCACGGTGGCGCCTACGTGGGCGAGTTGCTCCGGCCCCACTGGTCGTTGGTCCGCACCCTGGTCACGCGGGCGAGGGCCCGGGTGGTCGTGCCGGCGTACATCCTGGCCCCGCGCGGGACCGCCGACCGGACCGTTCCGGTGGCCGCCGACCTGCTCAGCGGGTTGATCGAGAGCGGCGGTGAGGGCGGGACGGTGCTGATCGGGGACTGTGCGGGCGCCGGGATCGCCCTGGCCGCCGCGCAGCGCCTGCGGGAGCGCACGGGGGCGCAGCCGTCCCGGATCGTCCTGGTCTCGCCCTGGCTGGACCTGAGCGTGAGCCATCCCGGTCAGGCGGCCGCGGAGCCGGGCGATCCGCTGCTGAGGCGGGCGGGGCTGATCGAGGCCGGGCGCCTGTACGCCGGTACGCTCGCCGCCGACGATCCGAGGGTCAGCCCGCTGCGCGGCGACCTCGCGGGGCTGGCACCGCTGACGGTGTTCACCGGGACCCGGGACCTGCTGGGCACCGACAGCCACGAGTTGCTCCGTCGGGCGCGGGACGCCGGCGTCGAGGTGGAGTTCCACGAGGCCGCGGGCCAGTCGCACGGCTACACCTTCCAACCGGTGCCGGAGGGCAGGGCCGCCCGCGAGCGGATCGTGGCGCTGACCCGGGCGGTCGCCACGCGGTGACGTGCCGGGCGGTGGGGGCGTACGGGGCGCGGGAGACGCCCGGGGCAGGTCTCGCACCGCCGGACGCCCTCAGGCCACGCAGGTCATCAGCGAGCTGACCGGCCTGGCCCGGTACGACGCCCAGAAGGCCTCGTCGCGCTCGGCGCAGGGGGGTGGGGTCCGCGCCGGCTGCCATCCCGCGGTGGTGAACCCGGCCTCGACGGCCGCCTCCGCGAAGTCGGCGTGCGCCCACTCGCGGAACTCGACGTGCACCGGGGGCTCGGTGAGGAACTGGGCCCGCACCAGGGGCGCGTCCCCGTCGGGGTCGCGTGCCAGGACGCGGAGCCCGAACGGGGACCAGTCCACGCGCGGGAAGGCCCCGGCGTTCGGGACGATGGCCAGCAGCCGGCCGCCGGGCCGCAGGTTGGCTCGGATGGACCGGAACATGGAGTGCAGGGCGTGCCGGTCGGGTGCGTGGTTGAACAGGTAGAGGGCCGTGGCCAGGTCGAAGGGGCCCAACTGCGGCATCGCGGCGGTTTCGGCGACGACGTACTCGATGGGCCCGGCCGGGCCGTCGTGGCGGGTCTCGCGGGCCCGTCGGATGCGTTCCGGGCAGTTGTCCACGCCCACGGTCCGCCGGGCCCCGCCGCTCGCGAGGAGTCGGGTGGTGCCGCCGTGTCCGCAGGCGAGGTCGAGGGTGTCGAGCCCGTGGACCCCGCCGAGGGCGTCCAGGGCGGTGCGCAGGGTGAAGGCGTCGGCCGCCGAGAAGGCGGTGGGGGGTGTCGGGCTGTCGTCCTGCTGTCGCATGTCCGCAAGCCTTCCCGGAGCGGGCCGGGGAGGGATGCCGTACGCGGGTGCGTCCCTCGGACGGGGTTTCGGGTCGGTCCGTACGGCGTACGGGGCTCGACGCCACGCCCCGCCGGGGGCGGGACCGTCGAACTCCCGCTTGCGGCGGGTACGTCAGGCCGCCGGGCCCGGGTCGCCGGCGGCCGTCCGGGTGCCTGCCTCCCGCGAGGTGATCAGGTCGCGGGCACGGTCGCGCAGCCAGGTGTGCGCCGGGTCGGCGTCGTGGCGGGCGTGCCAGGCCATGCCGAACGGCAGCGTCGGCAGCTCCAGCGGCACGGGGAAGGTCTCCAGGCCCATCCCGTGGGCCAGCGGCGCGCCCTGCGTGGTGATCAGTCCGACCAGATCGGTGTCGCGGAGCACGAAGAGGGAGGCGGGGTAGGTGCCCATGCTGCCCCGTACCCGCCGGGTGAGGCCCTGTTCGGCGAGGGCGGCGTCCACGGGCCCCTGGAGCCGGCCCCGGCGCGAGACGATCAGGTGTTCGGCGGCGGCGAAGCGGCGTGCGGTCATCCGGCCGCGGAGCAGGGGGTGGCCCGCGCGGACGACCCCCACCATCCGCTCGTCGGCGAGGTGTTCGACGCGGACCTCGGGGGCCCGGCTGTCGATGACGGTGAGCTCCAGGTCCGCGACGCCCTCCCGCAGTGCCGGCACGTCGACGTGGCTCTCGGAGAGGAACCGGAGCCGTACTCCCGGTGCCTCGCTCGTCACCCGGGAGAAGAGGGCCGCGCCCGACACGGCCGTGAAGGCGTCGTTCGCGAGGACGGTGAAGGTGCGGGTCAGGGTCGCCGGATCGACCTGGCCACCGGAGAGGAAGAGCGCGCGGGCCCGTTCCACGACGGCCCGCACCTCGCCGTGGACGGCGAGGGCGTGCGGGGTGGGCACCATGTTCCGTCCGGCGCGGACCAGGACCGGATCGCCGAGGGCCTTGCGGATGCGGCCGAGGGTGCGGCTCATGGCCGGCTCGGACAGGTGCAGGCGGGCCGCCGCGCGGGACACGCTCGACTCCTCCAGCAGGACGTCCAGGGCCACGAGCAGGTTCAGGTCCATCCCGGATTGCGTCACACGCATCGATCCCTTGCACACATTGCACTGGAAAGCAGGTCACGCCCAGCCTACGGTGAGCGGGGCGGCCGATCCGGCCCCCCTTCAGGGCGGCCGGACCGCCCGAGCAGCACCCACCCCGCACCGACCGACTCCAGGAGGAGCCGTGCTCCGCCATGCCCAGAAACCGTCCCGGGCCGCAGCCGCCCCCGCCCTCACCCGCCCCGCCCTGCTCGTCCTGTGCGCCTGTGTGCTCGTCGCCCAGGGCATGGTCGCCGCCGTGAACCTGCTGATCCCGCAGCTCGCCGCCTCCGCCCTGCGCCCGACCCCCGACCAACTGCTGTGGGCGGTGGACGCGTACGTCATCGTCTTCGCGGCGCTGCTGATCCCGGCGGGAGCCCTCGGCGACCGCCACGGCCGCAAGGGGGCCCTGCTCGCCGGACTCGGCCTGTTCGCCGCCGGCGGGGCGCTGAGCGCGCTCGCGGGGGATCCGGCCGTACTGATCGCCGGGCGCGGTCTGTGCGGGGCGGGCGCGGCGCTGATCATGCCGGCCACCATGTCGGTCCTGGTGCACCTGAGCCCGCCCGAGCAGCGTGGCCGGGCCCTGGCCACCTGGACGCTGTCCGCGGGCCTCGGGGGCCTGGCGGGCAACGTCGGAGGTGGTCTCGCGGGCGAGTTCCTGACCTGGCGGGCCCTGTTCTGGGCCGTGGTCCCGCTCGCCGCGCTGCTCGCGCTCGCGGTGGCCCGCACGGTCCCGCGCACGCCCTCCCGTCCGGACGCGTCCGTCGACCCCGTCGGGGCGCTGCTGCTGGCCGGGGCCCTGTTCGGGGTGGTCTACGGGATCATCGAGGGGCCCGGGCACGGGTGGGCGTCGGCGCGGGTCCTGTCGGCGTTCGGTGCGGGGGCGGGGCTGCTGGCGGCCTTCACCGGGCACGCGTTGCGCGGCGCGCACCCGCTGCTGGACCCGCGGATCTTCGCGTCGCGCAAGCTGCGGGCCGGGACGCTGGGGATCGGGGCGGCGTTCTTCGGGCTGTTCGCGCTGTTCTTCGTGAACGCCCAGTACCTCCAGTACGCGAAGGGCTTCTCCCCCGCCGTCACCGGCCTGGCGATCGTCCCGCTGACCGTGGGCATGGCGCTGGTCCCCCGGCTGGGTGCGCGACTCCAGGAGCGCACCGGGCCCCGGCTGCCGGTCGGCGTCGGGTTGGGCCTGATCGGGGCGGGGCTGCTGCTGGTGTCCACCGCCGACGCGGACACCCCGTACGCCGTGTACGCGCTCCACCTGCTGGTGCTGTCGGTCGGTACGGGGTTGTGCGCGCCCTCGCTGACCCTGACGGTGGTCGCGGAGCTGCCCGCGCACCAGGCCGGGCTGGGGTCCGGTCTGAACACGGCGGCCCGGGAGATCGGCGCGGCCCTGGGCGTGGCGGTGGTGGGCTCCGTGTCGGCCTCCCGTTTCCACGGCGATCCGCGCGACCCCGCGCAGGTGGTCGCCTTCACCGAGGCCATGGGTGTCGCGCTGCGGACCGTGTCCGTGGTCCTGCTGATCGCGGCGGTCGCGGTGGTGGCCGGGTACCGGGAGCGGACGCGCGGATGACCCCGCCGACGGGTGTGCGGGGGCGCGGGCGCGGGCGCATGCTGGCTGTGTGACGGCCGGACCGGACAGTGGCACCCCCGCCACCGACGCCACGGCCCGGGTGCTCGCGCGGGCGGCCGTGAAGGCCATGGAGGCCGTCGGTGGGTACGCGGGTGGTGTCTACCTGCGCTCCGGCACGGAGGGCAGGCTGCGCATGGCGGCGGTCAGCGGGCTGCCCGTGCGGTTGTTCCGGCCGTGGTGGCGGATGCACGTGAACCGGCCGTACCCGGTCGCGGAGGCCTACCGGTCCGGGCAGGCCGTCCACCTGTTTGACGCCGAGTCGGCGATGCGGCGCTTCCCCCAGCTGATGGCCGGGCTGCCGTACCCCTTCGCCTCGCTGTACGAGCCGGTGACCACCGGCGACGGCGAGCGGTTCGGGGTGTTGCTGGTGCTGCGCCCGGCGACCCCCGGCGTGCCGGTCGACGCCGCCGATCGGAGGCGACTGCGGCAGACCGCGGACCGGCTCGCGAAGGAACTGGCCGCGCTCGCGGCGACCGGTGCACGGGTGGTGTGGGACGACGATCCCGTGTCCGTGCCGGGGCCCTCGGCGACCGACGACGCCCGGGAGGCCCTGGACCGGCTCACCCAGGCGGTGCTCTCGACGGACCGACAGGGCCGGATCGTCACCTTCAACCCGGCCGCCCGGACCATGCTCGGCATCGACGACGCCTCGCACGGGAAGGTGCTGTGGGAGGCCCTCCCCTGGCTCGGGCATCCGGCGTACGAGGACCACTTCCGGGCCGTGTTCCTGGCCTCGGACCCCGTGTACTTCCCGGCACGGCGCGGCCCCCATCCGTCCGGGGAGTGGCTCGCGGTCGGACTCCATCCCGGGCTCGGCGGGGTGACCGTGACGATCGGCGCCGCGGAACCGCCCGCCTACGCGCCCGGGTCCGTACAGCACCCCGGCGCCGGCCTGGCCGGTTCTCCCGCCGACCGGGCGTCCGCGCTGTACCGGCCGGTCGCCCTGGCCATCGCGCTGACCGAGGCGATGACGGCCCGACAGGTCTCGGCGGTGGTCACCGAGGAGTTGCTGCCGGCCTTCGGCGGACGCCAGTTGGCGATCTACCTGCTCAACGAACGCCATCTGCACCTGGCTTGGGAGACCGGGTTCCCCCAGGGGTTCCTGGACCGGTTCGACGGGGTCGGGCTGGACGTGCGGCTGCCGGGCGTGGAGACGCTTACCACGGGTCGGCCGATGTTCTTCGAGTCCATGCAGCACTTGGCCGCCGCGTACCCGGGGATCCCGCTGGACGCCGACGTGGGTGCCCGCGCCTTCCTCCCCCTCATCGCCTCCGGTCGGCCGGTGGGCTCCTGCATCCTCGGCTTCGACGTGCCGCGCGGTTTCAGCCCGGAGGAGCGCACGGTGCTCACGGCACTGGCCGGGTTGATCGCCCAGGCCCTGGAGCGGGCCCGGCGTTACGACAGCGAGACGACGCTGGCCCGCGGACTCCAGGCGGCGCTGCTGCCGCACCGGCTGCCGGTGCGCGACCACGTGGTGACGGTCGGCCGGTACCTGCCCGGCACCGCGGGCATGGACGTCGGCGGCGACTGGTACGACGTCGTCGAGACGGGCCCGGACATGCTGGCCCTGGTCATCGGCGACGTACAGGGCCACGGGGTGGCCGCCGCCGCGACCATGGGTCAACTGCGCAGCGCGGTGCGGGCCTTCGCGTTGAGCGGCAATGACCCCGAACAGGTGATGCGGGGCACCAACCGGCTGCTGATCGACCTCGACCCGGGCCAGTTCGCCAGTTGCTGTTACGTGTTGATCGACCTGGCCTCGGGCCGGGCCCGCGCCGTCCGGGCGGGCCACCCGCAGCCGCTGCTGCGCGAACCCGACGGCCACACCTCGGTGTTGGACCTGCCGGGCGGGGTGGTGCTCGGCATCGACGCGGACGCCGGCTATCCGGTGGCGGAACTGCGGCTCGCGGCGGGCTCGGTGCTGGCCCTGTACACCGACGGGCTGGTGGAGCGGCCCGGCATCGACATCGACGTGGGCGTGGAGCGGCTGCGGCTCGCGCTGGCCGGCGGCCGGCCGTCCCCGCTGACGGACATGGCCGACCGGCTGGTCCACGAGGTCGGGAACACCGACGACCGGCCCGACGACATCGCCCTGCTGCTGGCGTCCCGCACGGAGCCGCCCCGCTAGATCCTGTCGTCGGGGGCCGGGGCTCAGGTGCGCAGAGGGCCGGTGGCCGCGAGGGTGAAGGAGTGCCCGGCCGGGTCGCTGAAGAGCCGGGCGTCGCGCGGGCCGTCCTCCACGTCCACGTCCAGGGGCCGGGCTCCGAGCGACACCGCCTCCCGCTCGGCCTCGTCCAGGTCCTCGGCGGCGACCTGGATCCGCAGGTGTGCCTGTTGGGAGTCCTCGGGGCGCGGCCAACTCGGCGGCGCGTGACCGAGGTCCCTGCGGATGGCCAGGTGCACGCCGGGGCCTCCGACGACCTCGACCATGTCCAGGCCCACCCCGGCCCGCACCTCGGCTCCGAGGAGATCGGCGTAGAAGTGCGCCAGGCCTTCCGGCTCGGCGCAGTCCAGTACGAGAACGCTCGTCTTCTTGACCGTCATGGGCCGCGCTTACCCGCAGTAGCCTCCCGTACGCGGGGCTCGGAGCCGTTCTGGTCCCGGATCGGCAAAGCGGAGGAAAATTCGCGACGATCATCCTGCGGTTCCCGCACCGCTCGTTCGTTCAACGTTTACGCGGCCTTAACACCGTATCGGAGGCCGGGAGCGGGCGCGTGACGATGGAATCCGCAGGTGAACAGCTCTTGACCTGCGGATCTCGCAGGGATTGCATGACGGCCCGGGAGCCACCGAACCACCTTGCTCACCACCGCCTCGGAGGCGATACCGCTCCCGCGCTCACTCACCGCATCTGCCGATCGGAACACCGCACCGATGTCTGACACGATCAGCGCACCCCAGGCCCTCGCCCCCGCCACCGGGCCCGTCCCCCAGAAGCTCAAGCGTTCCATCGGCGTCGTCGGCGGAACCCTGCTCACCCTCTCGTGCGTGACGCCCGCCTCGACGCTCTTCGTCGTCGTGCCCGACCTGTTCGCCGACCTCGGCACCTGGGCCGCCCTGACCATCGCCATCGGCTCGCTGCTCTGCGTCGGCGTGGCGTTCTGCTACTCGGAACTGGGCACCCTCATCCCCAGCGCCGGTGGCGAGTACGCGATGGTGTCCACCCTGGCGGGCCGGCTCGCCGGGTGGCTCGTGTTCGTGTTGTCCCTGCTCGTGGTGATGATCGTGCCGCCCGTGATCGCGATGGGCACGGCGGACTACCTCGCACCGGTGATCGACGTGCCGGCACCGGTCGCGGGCGCCGGCGTGATGCTGCTCGCCACCCTCGCCGGTCTGCTCGACCTCCGGGCCAACGCCTGGATCACCGGCATCTTCCTGGTCCTCGAAGTGATCGCCGCCGCACTGGTGGCCGTACTCGGCTTCGCCCACAGCGAGCGCGGCGCCGACGTGCTGGTGCACGGCGCCGTCGCCACCGACAACGGGGGCACCTCCCCCGTCACCGCGATGATGGTGGTCTCGGGGCTGGCCATCGCCCTCTTCATCACCCAGGGCTTCTCCACGGCCGTCTACCTGTCGGAGGAGTTGGAGAACCCGCGCCGCAACGTCCCGCGGACCGTGCTCGCCACCCTCGCCATCTCCACCGCCGTCATCCTGATCCCGGTCATCGCCATCACCATGGGCGCCCCCGACCTGGCCGTGCTGACCTCCGGGGACATCGGCTCGATGGTCACGGCCTGGTCCAACTCGGCCGTCGGCACCTTCGTGAGCCTCTGCGTCGCCCTCGCGATCGTCAACGCGGGCATCGTGATGGTCATCCAGAACTCCCGGGTGCTCTTCGCCTCCGCCCGCGACAAGGCCTGGCCCGAGCCGGTCAACAACGCCCTGTCGCGGCTCGGCCGCTTCGGCTCCCCGTGGGTGGCCACGCTGCTGGTCGGCGTTCCGGGCGCGGCCATGTGCTTCGTCAACCTCGACACCCTCTACGGGGTCACCGGCGTCTCGGTCACCGGCATGTACCTGCTGGTCGCGGTCGCCGCGCTGTACAGCCGCCGCGGGACGCACGGGGCGTCGGCGGCCTGGCGGATGCCGCTGTGGCCGGCCGTGCCGGTGGTGCTGATCGCCGTGTTCGCGTACATCCTGACGCAGCAGGAGACGCGGTACCTGCTGTGGACGGGCGGGATCACCGCCGTCGCCACGCTGTACTGGGCGCTGTACCTGCGCCCGCGCCAGGACAGCCGTTGGCTGGTCAGCATCCCCGATGACGGCGAGGAGGCCGCCGCCTGAGGGCGACGCCACCGCCGCCCGCGCACCTCACGACGAAGCCGACCCGGCCTGCGCGCCGGGTCGGCTTCGTCGTATCCACATTGCGGGCGTGTTGCGAGCGTCGCGGGGCGCCGGCGCGCACGCGTCCGGGGTGTCTATGATCCGCGGCATGGCCGTCACGCCGCGCGTTCTGCCGCGCCCCTGTTGTCGACGCTGACGCCTGCCCGCACGCCCCCACACGCCCCGCCGCGCCTTCGCCCGTGCCCGGGGGCACCCACCGCGGTACCTCCGAGCCGATCTCGTTCCCGCGCCGTTCCCTTCCGAGGAGCACGTCCGCCATGAGCACTCCCCTGACCCTCGCCGTCACGGTCGACCAGGTCCATGCCCGCCCCGAGGAGTTCGCCGTCGTCGACGTCCGCACGCCGGGCGAGTACGCCTCCGGCCACCTGCCGGGCGCGACCAACATCCCGCTCGACCGGATCACGGACTCACTGCCCGCGCTGCGGAAGGCCGCCGAACTCGCCGGGGGTTCCGGCGGGGCGCTGCTGCTGGTCTGCGCCTCCGGAGCCCGGTCACGGAACGCGGCCCACACCCTGGCCGGTCACGGCTTCACCGCCGGCAGCCTGACCGGCGGGACCGGCGCCTGGTCCGCGGGCGGTCACGCACTGGAGTACCCCGCCGAGGGCCGTCGGGCCGTGTGGGCCATGGAACGGCAGGTGAGGATCACCGTCGGCACGCTCGTCCTGTTGGGGCTGGCCCTCGGCACCTTCACGCACCCGGCGTTCCTGCTCCTGAGCGCCGCGGTGGCGGGCGGGCTCGTGTTCTCCGCGCTGACCGACACCTGCGCGATGGCGTCGGTGCTGGGAAGGCTGCCGGTCAACCGTCGCCGGTGACCCGATCCGGGCCCCGCGCCCGCGTCCCCGCCCCTCGACTACCGTCCCACTTCCCGGAACGCCGGCGTCCACGATACGGACCGCGCTTGTCCCGGGTGGTCGAACCCCGACAGGATGCGGCCATGGCCCCCCTTCTCGTCTCGCGTCGTCACGTGGATCTGCTGCGCGTGTCGACCATGCTCTGTCGGGCCGACTCCTCCCGTACGCACGGCTGTTGATCCGCCGCTCCTGACAGCGTACGGATGACCGCGCGCCGCCGGGCGCGCCGCGAACCGCGTTCCCGTCCGCCCTCGTGCGGCCCCGGTACGCCGCTCTCGAATCCACCCCGGCGCCCTCGCGCCCTTCGCGTTCGCTCCTGACTCCCTTCTGCCCGTGTACACGTGCCACCGCCGGGCGGTGGCACGTGCCGCGCTGCCCCGACGAGGTTTCACCGTGCCCGAGAACCCCCTTCTGCTCCACTGGTTCCTGCCCACCGGCGGGGACGGCCGCGACCCCGGCGGGGTGACCTCCGTCCAGGGCCGCACCGGAGCGGCCACCCGCCGACCGGCCGACATCCCCTACCTGGCGCAGGTCGCCCGGGCCGCCGAGCAGGCCGGCTTCCACTCTCTCCTGACGCCGGTGGGCCTCGGCTGCGTGGATCCCTGGATCCTCACCTCCGCACTGGCCCAACACACGGACCGGATCGGGTTCCTCGTCGCGTTCCGGGCGGGCCTGGCCGCGCCCACGCTGATCGCGCAACAGGCCGACGCCTTCCGCCGGTTCGCGAACGGCCGGCTCGGCCTGAACCTGGTGACCGGCGGAGACCCCGCGGAGCAGCGTGCCTACGGGGACCACTTGGAGCACGACGCCCGCTACGCGCGCACCGACGAGGTGATGGCGGTGCTCCGGGACCTGCTGGACGGCAAACAGGTGGACCACCGCGGGACCCATCTGCGGCTCGAAGGAGCCCGGCTCACGGATCCGGCGACGCGACACCACGTCCCGCTGTACTTCGGCGGAGCGTCGGCCGCCGCGGAGGACGTCAGCGCCCGCCGGGCCGACGTACAACTGCTGTGGGGCGAGCCGCCCGCCGCCGTCGCCGCACGTGTGAGCCGACTCCGTGAACGGGCCCGCGCCGCCGGTCGGACCCTGCGCTTCGGACTGCGGCTGCACGTCATCAGCCGGGACTCCGCGGCCGAGGCCTGGTCGGAGGCCGACCGGATCCTCGCCGGGCTGGACCCGGAGGCCGTCCGGGCGAGTCAGGAACGGTTCGCGACCATGGACTCCGTCGGGCAGGCCCGCATGGCCGCGCTGCACGGCGGGGTCGCGGACGCGGCGCGACTGACCGTGTCGCCGAACCTGTGGGCGGGCATCGGCCTGGTCCGCGAGGGCGCCGGCACCGCCCTGGTCGGCTCGCACGACGAGGTGGCCGCCCGACTCGCGGAGTACCGGACCCTGGGAATCGACGAGTTCATCCTGTCCGGGTACCCCCATCTGGAGGAGGCCTTCCGGGTCGGCGAAGAGGTGGCGCCGCGGCTGCGGGCCCTGACCGGGACGGCGGCCTCGGCGTGAGCACCCTGCTGACCGCGGCGACCGATCGACTCCCCTCCCCCGACGCGGACCCGACCGTCACCGCGGGCCGCCGGCGCCGGCTCCGTGAGGCGGGGCGCCGCGGCGCCCTGCGGCTCGTGTCGCTGATCGTGCTGATCGGGGTCTGGCAGGCGGTGGTCGCCGCCGAGGTGTGGCCCCGGGTGCTCGTCCCCTCGCCCGGTGACGTGTGGCGGCAGTTCGTGCTCGCCTCCACCACGCACGACGGGGTGCGGGGTTACGGCGGCCACCTCCTGATCGAACACCTCGGGGTGAGCCTGGGCCGGATCGGCACCGGCGCCGGGTACGCCGTGCTGGTCGGGGTGCCGCTCGGGCTGCTGATCGGCGTGGTCCGACCGTTGGCCGTCGTACTGGAACCGGTGGTGACGTTCCTGCGGACCCTGCCCCCGCTCGCGTACCTGTCGCTGCTCGTCATCTGGTTCGGCATCGACGAGGCCCCGAAGATCTGGTTGCTGGTGATCGCCGCCCTGCCGCC
This region of Streptomyces sp. NBC_00513 genomic DNA includes:
- a CDS encoding glycine C-acetyltransferase; translated protein: MFETVRQDLRNTLDEIRSAGLHKPERVIGTPQNASVGVTSGGSAGEVLNFCANNYLGLADHPEVVAAAKDALDRWGYGMASVRFICGTQEVHKELEARLSSFLGQEDTILYSSCFDANGGVFETLLGAEDAVISDALNHASIIDGIRLSKARRYRYANRDLAELETRLKDAQDARRRLIVTDGVFSMDGYVAPLAEICDLAERYDAMVMVDDSHAVGFVGPGGRGTPELHGVMDRVDIITGTLGKALGGASGGYVAARAEIVELLRQRSRPYLFSNSLAPVIAAASLKVLDLLESAGDLREQLAANTALFRAKMTDAGFEVLPGDHAIAPVMIGDAAEAARMAELLLERGVYVIGFSYPVVPMGAARIRVQLSAAHSTADVERAVAAFIEARAALGASVA
- the tdh gene encoding L-threonine 3-dehydrogenase, with product MKALVKHKAEPGLWLMDVPEPEYGPGDVLIKVLRTGICGTDLHIRAWDGWAQGAVKTPLVLGHEFVGEVAALGADVRDIEIGALVSGEGHLVCGKCRNCLAGRRHLCRSTIGLGVGRDGAFAEYVVLPAQNVWVHRTKVDLDVAAIFDPFGNAVHTALSFPLVGEDVLITGAGPIGIMAAAVARHAGARNVVITDVSPERLEIARKAGATLAVDVRESTIADAQATLGLREGFDIGLEMSGRGEAMQDMIANMTHGGRIAMLGLPAQDFPVDWAKVVTSMITIKGIYGREMFETWYAMTVLLEGGLDLSPVITGRYAHTDFEAAFDEASTARSGKIILDWTA
- a CDS encoding alpha/beta hydrolase fold domain-containing protein; translated protein: MPSLRSKALSVALIAVGRRRRYAGAEAVRARVAESARRPASHLPPRSLGRVAEVSRAFVGAWPVYDVSPRGVEPAARVLYVHGGAYVGELLRPHWSLVRTLVTRARARVVVPAYILAPRGTADRTVPVAADLLSGLIESGGEGGTVLIGDCAGAGIALAAAQRLRERTGAQPSRIVLVSPWLDLSVSHPGQAAAEPGDPLLRRAGLIEAGRLYAGTLAADDPRVSPLRGDLAGLAPLTVFTGTRDLLGTDSHELLRRARDAGVEVEFHEAAGQSHGYTFQPVPEGRAARERIVALTRAVATR
- a CDS encoding class I SAM-dependent methyltransferase; translated protein: MRQQDDSPTPPTAFSAADAFTLRTALDALGGVHGLDTLDLACGHGGTTRLLASGGARRTVGVDNCPERIRRARETRHDGPAGPIEYVVAETAAMPQLGPFDLATALYLFNHAPDRHALHSMFRSIRANLRPGGRLLAIVPNAGAFPRVDWSPFGLRVLARDPDGDAPLVRAQFLTEPPVHVEFREWAHADFAEAAVEAGFTTAGWQPARTPPPCAERDEAFWASYRARPVSSLMTCVA
- a CDS encoding LysR family transcriptional regulator → MRVTQSGMDLNLLVALDVLLEESSVSRAAARLHLSEPAMSRTLGRIRKALGDPVLVRAGRNMVPTPHALAVHGEVRAVVERARALFLSGGQVDPATLTRTFTVLANDAFTAVSGAALFSRVTSEAPGVRLRFLSESHVDVPALREGVADLELTVIDSRAPEVRVEHLADERMVGVVRAGHPLLRGRMTARRFAAAEHLIVSRRGRLQGPVDAALAEQGLTRRVRGSMGTYPASLFVLRDTDLVGLITTQGAPLAHGMGLETFPVPLELPTLPFGMAWHARHDADPAHTWLRDRARDLITSREAGTRTAAGDPGPAA